The Triticum aestivum cultivar Chinese Spring chromosome 3A, IWGSC CS RefSeq v2.1, whole genome shotgun sequence genome includes a region encoding these proteins:
- the LOC123057831 gene encoding uncharacterized protein gives MMASSSSSSDLSADHRLLQDDLPWPSPSSMPPPLAPALHHAVGGNHHQWSQPLMLEQLSSDELEALLSAQVHQHHSHSQLLAAPLTANPHHQLSSLLMMQELGFQWSSSCGAADGDSNETAQDEVKEDAKLPGPLVLPRPSSSSSIAYDDDMAVDVLPSVNVSRLQKIPCPVAAGPFGGRAEATLEMLASAKFCKSLLGCSQASSTVLLHNGGGTAPLLGMGGHHVAYGPPPPVHRLQGPSSILHTYNKMGVPAALLSGNGSALQAATGRSSGGGGLHDEQQLQMLEVSSKKKPRLLHSRPATNNNILPSFKVRKEKLGDRIAALQQLVSPFGKTDTASVLMEAIGYIKFLQDQVETLSGPYMRSAKHKKARTTQQRGPSDTGDQKEEAKVDLRSRGLCLVPLACTSYVTNENGIWAPPNFRGN, from the exons ATGATggcctcctcgtcttcctcctccgacCTCAGTGCGGATCACCGGCTCTTGCAAGATGACCTCCCATGGCCTTCTCCTTCTTCCATGCCGCCCCCGCTCGCTCCAGCTCTTCATCATGCTGTCGGAGGCAACCACCACCAATGGAGCCAGCCCCTAATGCT TGAGCAGTTGAGTTCAGACGAGCTTGAGGCACTCCTGTCAGCACAAGTCCACCAGCATCATAGCCATAGCCAGTTGCTTGCTGCTCCATTGACAGCAAACCCTCATCATCAGCTGAGCTCACTGCTGATGATGCAAGAGCTAGGGTTCCAATGGAGTAGCAGCTGCGGCGCCGCCGATGGAGACTCGAACGAGACAGCGCAAGATGAGGTCAAAGAGGACGCCAAGCTACCAGGGCCCCTTGTGCTTCCAAGACCGTCATCGTCGTCGAGCATCGCTTACGATGACGACATGGCCGTCGACGTGCTCCCGAGCGTCAACGTCTCGCGGCTGCAGAAGATTCCATGCCCAGTCGCGGCGGGGCCTTTTGGCGGCCGCGCGGAGGCGACCCTCGAGATGCTAGCTTCGGCCAAATTCTGCAAGAGCCTGCTGGGCTGCAGCCAAGCTTCTTCGACGGTGCTGCTCCATAACGGCGGTGGgacggcgccattgctggggaTGGGAGGGCATCATGTGGCATATGGCCCTCCTCCTCCTGTTCATCGTCTGCAAGGGCCATCCTCCATTCTCCACACCTACAACAAG ATGGGTGTGCCTGCTGCTTTATTGAGTGGAAACGGAAGCGCGCTGCAAGCAGCCACGGGGAGATCATCAGGAGGGGGAGGCCTGCACGACGAGCAGCAATTGCAAATGTTAGAAGTATCGTCGAAGAAGAAGCCTCGGCTGCTCCACTCGCGCCCCGCCACCAACAACAATATCCTCCCTTCTTTCAAG GTAAGGAAAGAGAAGCTAGGGGATAGGATTGCTGCTCTTCAACAGCTGGTCTCACCCTTCGGCAAG ACTGACACAGCATCAGTGCTGATGGAGGCCATTGGGTACATCAAGTTTCTTCAAGACCAGGTCGAG ACTTTGAGCGGGCCGTACATGAGATCAGCCAAACATAAGAAAGCCAGGACAACACAACAGCGG GGGCCGTCAGACACCGGAGATCAGAAGGAGGAAGCAAAGGTTGATCTTCGTAGTAGAGGGCTGTGCTTGGTGCCTCTCGCGTGCACATCCTACGTCACCAACGAGAATGGCATCTGGGCCCCACCTAATTTTAGGGGAAACTAA
- the LOC123060170 gene encoding putative pentatricopeptide repeat-containing protein At3g15200 produces MPPAPAYAVLAAAFRTRNPICVRRWLAVLGSRTPTVRQNALEVLPDAALPPRFYSSIVPRGFVIGSPRLCHSSASEEDSPDVRVGEVLRVLKSCAADADLGKDLRQFADEMDEDVVLKVLQKQRSNWQVALLFFNWAAGLPSHEHGPRTYTEMLDILGRMKKVRLMRQLFDEIPEQRCGLVVTNRMFAVLLNRYAGAHKVQEAIEIFYKRKDYGFEVDLVGFQILLMSLCRYKHVEEAEALFLQKKDEFPPVIKSWNIILNGWCVKGSLADAKRVWNEIIVSKLKPDLFTYGTFINALTKAGKLSTAVKLFTSMWEKGINPDVAICNCIIDQLCFKKKIPEALKIFGEMNDRGCQADVATYNTLIKHFCKIRRTEKVYELLDDMEKKGCSPNNMTYTYILKTTEKPRDVMNLIQRMEESGCRLDSDTYNLILNLYVSMKYEKGVQQVWEEMERNGSGPDQRSFTIMVHGLHSQGQLDQALQYYTTMKSRGMTPEPRTRILVKAIHMKKDGPETEDRSASMTGKNLKLDRRSGLFHVRK; encoded by the exons ATGCCGCCGGCGCCGGCGTACGCCGTCCTCGCTGCAGCATTCAGGACCAGAAACCCCATCTGCG TTCGGAGGTGGCTCGCTGTTCTTGGTTCGCGCACGCCGACTGTTCGACAGAATGCGTTGGAGGTGCTTCCTGATGCAGCCTTGCCTCCACGCTTCTACTCAAGCATTGTTCCACGAGGATTTGTTATCGGGTCACCAAGGCTTTGCCATAGCAGCGCTTCAGAGGAGGACTCCCCAGATGTCCGCGTCGGTGAAGTTCTGAGAGTTCTCAAGTCCTGTGCTGCCGATGCTGACCTCGGGAAAGACCTTCGTCAGTTTGCCGATGAGATGGACGAGGACGTTGTTCTGAAAGTCCTCCAGAAGCAGAGGTCCAATTGGCAGGTCGCGCTGTTGTTCTTCAATTGGGCAGCCGGGCTGCCTTCGCATGAGCACGGCCCAAGGACCTACACTGAGATGCTTGACATCCTTGGGCGGATGAAGAAGGTCAGGCTTATGAGGCAGCTCTTTGATGAGATTCCTGAACAACGCTGTGGGTTGGTCGTAACGAATAGGATGTTTGCTGTCCTGTTGAACCGGTATGCAGGGGCGCACAAGGTGCAAGAAGCGATCGAGATATTCTACAAGAGGAAGGATTATGGGTTCGAGGTCGACTTGGTTGGATTCCAGATACTTCTGATGTCGCTCTGTCGGTACAAGCATGTTGAGGAGGCTGAGGCCCTCTTTCTCCAGAAGAAAGATGAGTTCCCTCCTGTCATAAAGAGCTGGAACATCATTCTTAATGGTTGGTGTGTCAAGGGAAGCCTGGCTGATGCTAAAAGGGTTTGGAACGAGATCATTGTATCTAAGCTTAAGCCGGACCTGTTCACATATGGTACGTTCATAAATGCACTAACCAAAGCTGGCAAACTTAGTACGGCTGTGAAACTATTCACAAGCATGTGGGAGAAGGGAATCAATCCCGACGTGGCAATTTGCAACTGTATCATTGACCAATTGTGTTTCAAGAAAAAGATTCCAGAAGCACTTAAGATTTTTGGTGAGATGAATGACCGTGGTTGTCAAGCAGATGTGGCTACCTATAACACTTTGATCAAACACTTCTGTAAGATAAGGCGGACAGAAAAAGTTTATGAGCTTTTGGATGATATGGAGAAGAAGGGATGCTCTCCAAACAATATGACATACACCTACATTCTGAAGACAACTGAGAAACCGAGAGATGTTATGAATTTGATCCAGAGGATGGAGGAATCAGGTTGTAGGTTGGACTCTGACACGTATAACTTGATATTGAACCTCTATGTCAGTATGAAATATGAGAAGGGGGTACAACAAGTATGGGAGGAGATGGAGAGGAATGGATCAGGTCCAGATCAGCGATCATTTACTATTATGGTTCATGGACTTCACTCCCAGGGACAGCTGGACCAGGCTCTGCAATATTACACGACAATGAAGTCGAGAGGGATGACTCCAGAGCCAAGAACCAGGATATTGGTGAAAGCAATACATATGAAGAAGGATGGGCCTGAGACTGAAGATCGATCCGCAAGTATGACTGGGAAAAATCTAAAATTGGATCGTCGATCAGGACTTTTCCATGTTCGTAAATAG